The nucleotide window CCATGCCGTGGCAGTTGCAGCAACTGCTGCCGGAATACGAAGTCTTCAACTTTGGCGTGAACGGCTATGGCACGCTGCATGCCTGGTTGCAGTACCAGGAGTTTTCCACGCGCCTGCCCAGGCCCCGGGTGGTGGTGGTGGATTACGCCTATTTCCACGATGAACGCAATGTGCTCACCCGCGCCCGCCGCAAAGCCGTGGCGCCGTACAACCGGCTGGGGCCGATTCATCAACCGTGGGCGCGGCTGGACCGCCACGGCTGCCTCATCGTGGAACACACCCCCATGGATTACGTCCCCTGGCCGGGGCAGCAGACTTGGGCGCTGGTGAACTGGTTGGAGCAGGGATACTGCGCACTCGAAAGCCGCTGGGCGCGCGGCCAGGCGGTGAGCCTGGCGGTGTTGCGCCAGTTTGCCCGGCAGTGCAGCGAGGAAGGCGTTTATTTGGTGGTGGCGGGCATTACCCGTGGCAAGGACACCGCGCGCGTGTTGCAGGCCTGCGCCGAGCTGGGCATTCCCACCGTGGACATCTCGGTGAGTTTGTCCGAGCCGGGCAGCCGCAACCTCCCCCACGATGATCATCCCAGCGCCCGCTCCCAGGCCGAGTACGCCCGCAAATTGGCCGATTTTCTGCGGCAACGGGCGCCTTTGTCAGGGCCAGGCAATGAAATCAAGGCGTCCTGGCTCCCCAACTCCATCGCCTTGGATAACGCGGAGGCTGTTGCAGCCGGAGATTCGGACAGCGCTTTGAAAAGAGCGCCTGACTAAGTCAACAAGCAATCGCCCTTGGAAGAAAGATCCCGCGGGTGGAGTGGCCGGTGTTATTGGGATTGGAAAGGAGCTCAGCCCGGGTTAGTTTCCGGCGGTCTTGGCACATGGCAACACGAGGATCCATCCGGTTGGATGTGGCTTTGGTGGCCCGCGGGC belongs to Verrucomicrobiia bacterium and includes:
- a CDS encoding SGNH/GDSL hydrolase family protein, producing the protein MSVPNQATAAAAGRRARRRWLALGMFGPLALLLALALLEGVARLLGHRPFAPATVNLKVEPGGRLFQAHPKLGYTHVPGQFTVTLADGYTFKMTHDTNTLRLTHSPGQKKPARPGLWVMGCSFVHGWSLNDEETMPWQLQQLLPEYEVFNFGVNGYGTLHAWLQYQEFSTRLPRPRVVVVDYAYFHDERNVLTRARRKAVAPYNRLGPIHQPWARLDRHGCLIVEHTPMDYVPWPGQQTWALVNWLEQGYCALESRWARGQAVSLAVLRQFARQCSEEGVYLVVAGITRGKDTARVLQACAELGIPTVDISVSLSEPGSRNLPHDDHPSARSQAEYARKLADFLRQRAPLSGPGNEIKASWLPNSIALDNAEAVAAGDSDSALKRAPD